The window CGTACCCCAGAGGCGACTTCGCGGAATAGAGTCGCAGTATGTACTCTATTGTGAAAAGGACCGTAAAGATCCACTCGGCGATGATCAATGCCCGGCTGTACTCAAGCCGTATAGTGGCGACGCTTTCCAGCATCACGGCAATAACGCTCAGAACGATCACCGCGATCAGTCCAATGTCAAATGCCCGGCCCTTCGGAGAATCGACTCCGAAGATCACCTCATTGAGTGCGCCCCGCAATCCGGGTCGCGGAGCGTATTGCTTTGGCGGTACCGTCCTCAGCATGGACAGCCCCTCTCGTTTCGCCGTTCGTACACAGCCTTTACGTCAAGAATTGTGATAGAGTATAACCCACAACATCGTCGGGGTTCTGCCCACACGGAAATCCAAAATTATTTTCTCAATATTACACAACCGCGGCATTCGAGCCGTATCTCATTGCGTACTATCTTCATTCGGTCATTCTATTTCAGCAATAACGCCTGAGCGTGATATTATGGACCCTGCCAAATTACACCTGAACGGAAAAGACTATGAACTCCCTGTCGTAGTTGGGTCGGAAGGTGAGGTCGGCGTAAACATCAGGTCACTGCGGAGCCAGTCGAAGGCGATTACGCTCGATACCGGATATGGCAACACCGGGTCCTGCGAGAGCAATATCACATTCATTGACGGCGAGAAAGGAGTCCTGCGATACAGAGGATATCCGATCAAAGAGCTTGCCGAACAGGCATCTTTCACGGAGATCTGCTATTTGCTGATCAGAGGCGATTTGCCGACTCATGATCAATTCGATGTGTTTCGCCACCAGATGACCCATCATAGTATGCTCCACGAGGACATGAAGAAGTTCTTCGAGGGGTATCCGGCGAGCGCTCATCCGATGAGCGTCCTGTCCGCAATGGTCTCCTCCCTCGCAGCCTACTACCCGACCTCCGTCACACAGGCAGATCTGGATCTGAATATCATCCGCCTGTTGGCAAAGATTAAGACGATCGCCGCTTTCTCATACAAGAAGTCCATCGGCCAGCCCTACGTCTACCCACGCAACGACCTGAGTTACGCGGGAGACTTCCTGCACATGATGTACTCTGTTCCGCCCGAAGAGTACACAGCACCGCCCGTGATCCTGAAAGCGCTGGATATGTTGCTGATTCTGCACGCCGACCATGAGCAGAACTGCTCGACGTCAACCGTCCGCATGGTGGGTAGCAGCGGCGCCGATCTGTTTGCGTCCATGTCGGCCGGCATCAGTGCGCTATCGGGCCCGCTTCATGGAAAGGCGAATCAAGAGGTCATCAACATGCTGGAGATGATCCAGGCTGATGGCGGCAACTACCAGAAGTACATCGACAAGGCGAAGGACAAGGATGATGATTTTCGCCTTATGGGTTTCGGCCACCGCGTGTACAAGAATTTCGACCCGCGTGCACAGGTGATCAAAAGTTGGGCCGACCAGGTACTCGAAATCCTCGGCGTCGACGATCCTCTGCTTGAAATAGCAAAGAGACTGGAGGAGTACGCGCTGCAGGACGAGTACTTCGCTGAACGGCGACTCTACCCGAATGTCGATTTCTACTCCGGAATCCTGTACCGGGCGATGGGCATTCCGACCGACATGTTCACGGTCATGTTCGCGATGGGACGGCTGCCCGGATGGATCGCACAGTGGCTGGAAATGCGAAGTGATCCGGCGGGCCGCATTCACCGTCCGCGACAGATCTACACGGGCCACAAGCTGCGTAGCTACACGCCGATCGAACAACGTCATCCCGGGAAAGTGTCCGCCCTCTAGATCTTCGCGATCAACACCGCGTGGCCGTCGACGATCGGCTACAACTGCTCGCCGAGTTCGGAGAGAAGTTCTTTTCGAACTTCGTCGGGAAGACTGTCCACGTCTACCTCTTGTACAGCGGGAACGAGTTTGACTCTCCTGTCGCTATCCGGACGAGCATACCTCGACCAGACCAGGTAGGCGACACCCGTCGCCGCCGACGTTGCCAGTAGTGCTCTGATCAACCGCTTCATCTTCGCCCCTCCTCCTGTCGTAGTTGCGTGGAATCCGTCTTTGTTTAACGCTTGAAGCCATAAATGTTTAAGTTCGCTTCAAGAACAGACTTCCGGCCTGATACGTGCGAGGTCTCACGTTGCCGTGAGTGACGACAAGAACTTGAATCTTGCGAAGCAGATAGCGTCCGCCGCCGCGGACCTATATCATGCGATCCTCGAGAGCACAAGTACGGGAATCGTGACGGTCGACGAGGACGACCTGATCGTGTACGCCAATCAAGAGGCGTGCCGGATGTGGGGGTACGAGCCAGGCGAACTCATAGGCAACCCCATCTCCCTGCTCCTTCCGACGGTCTCCGACCCACTTTCAGTCCACGGCCGCCCACTTCGAAGACTGCGATCCATCATCGGTAGTGAAGTAGATGTCGAGGGTAAATCCCGGGAAGGCAAACAAGTCCGTGTGGCGTTGAGTGTGCGGGAGACAACGGTCGGCCGGTCTACTCTCTACACTGCGGCACTTCAGGATATCTCCGACCGACTCCGTTATCAGGACGCACTGATCGATGCCCGTGAACAGGCTGAGGAAGTGACTCGCATCAGGACCGCTCTCCTTACGAACGTGGGGCATGAGATCAGAACGCCACTG of the Rhodothermales bacterium genome contains:
- a CDS encoding citrate synthase, which codes for MDPAKLHLNGKDYELPVVVGSEGEVGVNIRSLRSQSKAITLDTGYGNTGSCESNITFIDGEKGVLRYRGYPIKELAEQASFTEICYLLIRGDLPTHDQFDVFRHQMTHHSMLHEDMKKFFEGYPASAHPMSVLSAMVSSLAAYYPTSVTQADLDLNIIRLLAKIKTIAAFSYKKSIGQPYVYPRNDLSYAGDFLHMMYSVPPEEYTAPPVILKALDMLLILHADHEQNCSTSTVRMVGSSGADLFASMSAGISALSGPLHGKANQEVINMLEMIQADGGNYQKYIDKAKDKDDDFRLMGFGHRVYKNFDPRAQVIKSWADQVLEILGVDDPLLEIAKRLEEYALQDEYFAERRLYPNVDFYSGILYRAMGIPTDMFTVMFAMGRLPGWIAQWLEMRSDPAGRIHRPRQIYTGHKLRSYTPIEQRHPGKVSAL